The Anticarsia gemmatalis isolate Benzon Research Colony breed Stoneville strain chromosome 12, ilAntGemm2 primary, whole genome shotgun sequence genome segment aatcataataccTTCAATACATAAACTCTTACACGTGTTTTGCGTATTCAATATGATAAAttgccaaaaaaataaaagacgCTCGACGACTATAATAGGATTTTTACGTTCAAAGATATgcaggaaataaaatattcaaaaacccCATACGCGTCGGCGGCTTCCAAATCGAGAGTCGTATGATGTAACCGGCCGTATATTCAGTTTAATAGCCGGTATTAAGGTCATAAATAAAGAAAGTTCTAACTTACCTTCCAAATAAACTGCAGTTGAAGCAGCTTTGTCATTCTCCACCACCGGTCGAACTGTTTCATACGATATCACTTCGAGCAAATTGTACCGCAAGTCTAGAACGACTAGACTTCTAATGTCCTCCAATATGTCTTCGTAAAACGTAGTCAGCTTATTACCGGATAGCGTCAATTTCCTCAGTTGCGTGAGGCCGCCGAATGCACGCTCTGATATGTACTCTATTGCATTATTATCGAGCATTAGCTCCTTCAGCCCCCACAGTTCACTGAACGCTAAATTACCAACCATAGTCAATTTATTGTTTCTCAAATTTAATCGAGAAAGATTCTCAAGTCCCTCCAACATTTCTCTTGTCACTACTGATATGTAATTAAAGTCTAAATTGAGTTCAATCAAGTTGTTCAAGTGCTTGAAGCAACCTTCATGTATTAAACTCAAGTTGTTGTTTGATAAGTGAAGCACGTGTAAATTTGGCAATCCGAAGAACACGTCTCTCTTTAATTCTGATATTTGATTTTCATCTAAACTAAGATTTGATAACATCATCATTTGAGAGAATGAGTGTTTCTCCAAAATGGTAATCTTGTTCGATTTCAAAACAATCTGTCTGATCGTTGATGAATTCGTGAAAGCGTACGGTGGGATTCTTTTGATGGTTCCAAATTGTATAGAGATATGTTTAAGTTTGTCCAGTCTTATTATTGCCTTCGCCGGTATGAATGATAGCGCGTCATCCGATCTGACGTTGAACATTAGATGCTCTATTTCGGATTGAGACGAGAAACTCGGCCAAATTAGATCCTCCTCGGTGATGCCGCCACTAAATACCCAGCAGTCCGCTCTTGTTGCCATTTTTGGCTTGTTACTGTCACAATAGCAGTGCACTTTAGATCGTCGGTCGGCAATATCGCACACGTTGATAAAGACAGGAGAGTAATAAAGCCTCTCCATTTTCGGCTTGGTGTCATTCTTGCTCTCAGTCACAGTAAGCTTCACTGTCATCAGTGACGCGATGATGATCAAGTATTTTGTGATTTGCTCCATTCTCCTCCCGAAACTCGATATCTGGAACAAATT includes the following:
- the LOC142977292 gene encoding uncharacterized protein LOC142977292, with translation MEQITKYLIIIASLMTVKLTVTESKNDTKPKMERLYYSPVFINVCDIADRRSKVHCYCDSNKPKMATRADCWVFSGGITEEDLIWPSFSSQSEIEHLMFNVRSDDALSFIPAKAIIRLDKLKHISIQFGTIKRIPPYAFTNSSTIRQIVLKSNKITILEKHSFSQMMMLSNLSLDENQISELKRDVFFGLPNLHVLHLSNNNLSLIHEGCFKHLNNLIELNLDFNYISVVTREMLEGLENLSRLNLRNNKLTMVGNLAFSELWGLKELMLDNNAIEYISERAFGGLTQLRKLTLSGNKLTTFYEDILEDIRSLVVLDLRYNLLEVISYETVRPVVENDKAASTAVYLEGNPLNCNCRLSWIYTLRNETRDNTLKHALEKVSCVAEPVERHLNDQEENDSINDNAVADDTYDYYDKTEDYVERKTTKKATKLIDIPLESLPCPKELMQTEEYGHPVQNEIRLKAFSNVERISPCLILVVFGMLLC